In Setaria viridis chromosome 5, Setaria_viridis_v4.0, whole genome shotgun sequence, the genomic stretch GTGTTTTGAAACACTGAACCCAACATCTCCTGCGCTGTCTGACAAGCTTGAAATCTTTGACATTATGAAGCATCTGGCTCATCCACAACCCGGGGTGGAGCTACCAAAATCACCAATCCTGTGCAAGCCATCAAGAGAGGCAATGCTGCAGGCCCTCGAGGTCGCCTCCATTAATCCACACACAACTGTAAGCAGCTACCTGCTCACTGGCATGATCAAAAGCTGATGGGTACCTTGCCTTACATATATTCATGCCATGGTGTACTAGTAACCGACTCTCTTGCTCGAAACACCTTCCAGATATTGTTTGATGACAGCTTCAGGAACATCGAAGCTGCAAAGCAGATCGGAATGCGAACCGTCCTGGTAAGGAAATATCCCTTGTGTTTGATGTTAGAAATTTTTGGGGCCAACATTGATTGAGGCAAAAAATGTAATGCGAGTGTGATGAATAAATGTACCAACCAGGTTGGAACGTCTGAGAGAAAGAAAGGTGCTGACTATGCCTTGGCAAGCCTCCACAACATGAAGGAAGCGCTGCCTGAGCTGTGGGAGGAAGCTGAGAAGGATGAAGATGTGAGGAATTCGAGCAAAGTCGGAATAGAGACATCTGTGATTGCATAATATCTTCTTGCGCAGCCCTTTTGTTTGCCGTGGAGTTGAGCACGAGATGGTGggtcattaatatttttttgggGTAGCCCACCTCTGCACAATCTTTTGTCTGAAAAAGAGCTACCGATGAGAGGACAAGAAAACCATCTCCTCAAGGGTTGGGGACTGACTGATACTATAACTGATGTTACGTCCCACGTCCCATATACCATCCAGTAAGGAATAAAATGTTTCCTTGAGGTACTGCAATAGCAATACTACTACTTGTCTATCAATGAAATACCGCAGAAATACTTTGTCGTGATGGGTTGGGGACACCTGATTGTTGTACTCGTGATGGATAGTTGAAGCACCTTGATGTTTGGATCCAAATGCCCATCACTTTGGTACTTGGTTCCTCATGCTTATGATAGTGATTCACTCTTTACTTCATTATTAGACGCTCTATGATGGCTGAATGAAGCAAGTTGCCCTGGAGCCACTGCTCTGTGTGTAGAACACTGAAACCTAGTTTCAGATGAGCAGTTCTATTTCGGGTTCAGTCAAATGCCAAGCCTTAGATCACGCTGGATCAGATCAGTGCCATCAAAAGTACAGTGTGATCGAGTTATCCCCAAATTCTCATGTGGTACAGGAGTACACTTCAACCTACACAATGCACCTTCTTCCCAGAGCAGGCAGGCTGCAGACGATTTTTTCCCTGATGCAAGGCCACAATAAACTATTACTCTCCATGCACAGAAATAAGGGGGTGTGTATTTTTGTCTCTGGTGACATAATTGGTTCTAGAAGCTATACATCCTAGCTGGTATGGCATTGCCCTAGCTGCAAGTATTTTGATTAATAGCAAGCTTGTGATGTCCAATCGTTTGATTCATGATCATAGAACAACACTTGACCACAAGAAGAGAATTCACTATTATTCGTGGGCTCGGAAAGCGATGTGTTACCAGCAGGCAGAGGTCCCTTGGCATTGCAATTGCACAGACATTGTGTACAGCTTAATTAAGGGATGTTGTTGCtccacaagaaaataaataatcccAAAAGAAAACAGAAGCGACATATTGATTTCCCTATGCTCCTTTAATTTGGTTGATAGAGTTTCTTTGAATGCCACTATAATGCTCTAGACTAGAGTTATCTGGTCGCTGGATCTCCCGATAGTACAAGCATGTATACTAAGAACAGTCTGCGCACATGACACAGTTACCAAAGGTCAGTCTTACGCTAATCCCAGTGgaggtttcatagaggtttcatgcacattaaatacagtgacacatcagcatatgtgatgacatggcatgatagttatgaagtgagagaggaaagaagtttcatcaggatgaaactgtgtatacactgtttccaagactatgaaacttgcattgggggctatagagtttcatttcatctaaccatatccaatcacatgccttacaattaaatgtcatggtcatcctatgaaatcgtgaaatgaaactatgcactgtgACTctttgtttcattcatgagaatataCCTCAAGGGATGATGTAGCATCATTGGAAACAGTGcgatgaaaccttgcactgggactgaCCTTAGTGCACAATTTCATGACACAGTTACCAAGACTGAGAACTAGTAAAATGAaacttcctctcctctctcctcataatgacTTTGCTACGCAGCAAATTTGCTGAGGTGGCATGTTATTTAATGGTCATGAAATTTTTGATGAAATCTCCACTGAGACTGATCTAATGATCTATCTGATAAAGAAGGCAAAGTGGTTGTGTGTATGATCTCATCGCGTGCTCAGTTGAGTGCTCAGTTGAGAATACAAACTTTGTCCAATCTTGGATTCTTATAGACCATCAAGTCATGACATCTGAGATAATAATATTTAATCAACAGAGTGTTTTTTTTGTCTCATGTAATGTGTTAAGCCAGCTTTTCCTTGATATGTCTGACCAAGCAAGAAATTTAAACAATTCTTTCACCGGATTGATACGACAAAACAGAAGGGAAAATGAGGAGATATAACTTTTATCACAATACATTGATGAGTCATATTATGCACATAAGGAAATTTAATGCAAAATAAATACTAATCCGCTGCTTCATTAATTAGTCTAGACCTTTCTTTTTACAATTATGTGCTGAATTACCCTTCAACAAATGCATTTAATTAACTGCAACGTAGGAGCTAGCTGAGGAGCACACAATGCTCTGCATCAAAAAATTATACACCACTGCCTATATAACACACTAAAAATTAACTAATCCGCGTCCTGATGCAACCAAAGCAATCAGGACCATGAATGTGTCATATCAGATCTGAACGGGCTTAAACCAGACAGAAATGCAAAGAAAACAGTATTGGATCGATTAGCACATGTACATCCATCTGGGTCCTACAAATTCACCAATAGTAGATCTACTGGCACACAGTAATATAAAATGGTAATTAAATTCGAATCAGACACTAGTGAGAAATTGTCAACGTTTGACTCAAGCCAGTTAGCTCACCCAACACTAAAATGTTACATGTATGTGTATGCATTTCAGTTTACCTTTTTTATATTATTTAGTAAAACACGAGTAAGCTACAGTTACTTGTTACTAATACCAAGTCTTTAGAGTGAAGAAACAGAATTAACCGGGAATAGCCGGTGCAAAGTGACGTCGACCCGCCCAGCCGGTGACAAGTGGGGGGGAAAAAAGGTGTGGGTGTGgtataaagaaaagaaacagaagagAAGAGGATAGCTGGGGTTTAAGCCAGGTGAAGGGAGGAGCGGGTGGCCTCGAGGGTTtttcatccgccgatccaggtAACTGCGAGGCCATGGCGCCACCACAGATCaaagtaaaaaaagaagaaatcttTATTCCTTGCGCCGATTTCCCCCCTTCTTCCGTGCACTGTTCTTGGATCTTCTTGTTTGGTTGGGTTCTTGGTGGTTTGGTGGGGGGTTGCTTGATCTGGTGGGATTCTTGAAATTCACACGATTCGAGCCCTTTCCTTGGGCGCCCAGCTTGGATTTCGTCGGATTTCTGGTCAGCGGGTTCGGGTTTGGTTTCCCGATTCAATCTTGTAGCTGCGAGGTTTTGCGTGCTGGGCTTGAATTGCGCGGGGGTTTAGACGTTTATGCCCGGAATTTTGTGGTATCTTCTAGGTGGACGGATTTGATATGACATCCAGATCAGGACCTGTCCTGCAGTCTCTTTGTTAATTGGATTCCCGATTGGTTTCGAGGGTATTTGTGTCTCAAATTCTGATGGACTTTTGCTTCTATCATGTTTGGTCGGTCCCCTGAATTTTAGCTGATTTCTTAAAGTCTATGGGCTTCTGAACGTAACACTCCACATTTCATAGAAGGCAGTGTACAGTTTTGTAATAGTCTCAGATGTTTGCAATAGTCTGTCATTTGAACCATCTGATTGGAGTCATGATTTCTGTTTAAGTTGCTCAAATGTTTGTAAGTTTCAGCATAGGTTGCTGTTGCTCTGCCCCAATCAGGATGCTGTCTGCTGTGTTCCTTTTGCTGTGATGTGGTTTACAGTTGGGTTTCTTTGTCCATAATTGTCTTACTAGAATGCACACAAGATCTGCTTTGGATCTGCAAACTTACCTTGTCGATTCCCGTGCATTTGTCCTTTGTCTTGATCTTTGATTTATTCACAGGAACCGGAGACAAAGAATCCTGCTCAGGTGCTCATTCTTTGGATGATTCATTTTGGATGCTCCGTGGAGGTGATCTCCCTCTCCTTTATATCTTGGCCATTTCTTGCAATTGCAAGTTCTACCACATCCAACTACCCAGCTTCAGCTTATTCtggtatatatgtatatgcaaTCTCTATGTAATTtcaataatgcaagccatcttGTCACATCCGACTGCTTTGGAGGATTGACCTAAAACTGGTCTTGTTCCATTCTTTATTTAAATAATTAAGTCCTTTTCTAGTGGTGCTAGATTTGTTCCCAGTACTTGTGTGATCAATAGTGGGTGAAAGTTTATGAAATCCGAGTTGATTCCGTGTAGGTAAAGATGATAATGTGGTATTAGCAGTCCTTTGCTGTCAGTGAATGCTTGCTGTGTAGGTGACATCAAAATATGGTGTCACAGAAGAGGTTGGGCTATGGATCCCGTGGCCGCCAAATTCCAGCTATGCCACGTGTTCCAAACTCAGTTCGGGTATGTAGCTTTTTGATTATGTGTTTCTTTTGCCACAATTTACCTATTGAATCTTCCTTATTCGACTAACAATTGTCCAGGGAAAACGCACGacgagaagaaagaaaaatgagatGTGTGCATTTGATTTGCTTGCGAGCGTCGCCGGGACGCTATTAACAGATCAGGACAGTTCATCTTATGTTCCTAATACTAGCGTAGCAGCAACAAGTTATGCCAGAAATAGGAAATCAGTTAAAGAAGAATACTTTGATGAAATTTTGCACCTGAAAAATGTGGCTGTGAAGAAAGACTGTGGCAGTGGGTGTGTAGTGGGCTCAGGTGGTGTCTCTGCCTTACCTAGGAAAGGTAATGACGGCCTGGCTGAAAACTCATTGACAAGAAATGAAGATGAATCAGTACTAAAGTCACTAACAGTGAAATCAAATATGCTAGCTAGGGACTCATCAGTTAGATGTACAAGGCCATGTGAAATTAGTCGTGGTCTTGGCATAATTTGTGAGTATGGAGCTTTTGGAGTATTCCATCCAGGATCCTCAAGCTCAGCAGAGGCTggacaagcgcatcaagctgAACCCAAAGTGATCAGAAGCAAAGCAGACGGGCATACTGCAGCCCTTGACAGCTTGTTTGACTCTGTGGATCTGGATGGCAGACCTCCTGCTTTGGTTAGTTCTGACAGTAGCTCAGGTGTGCTTTTGTGCAGCCATGACAAGGAACATAAAGCCGCTTCCTTGTGCCAGGTTGAAATGCAGCATACTGCAGATAGAGATGATGACGAAAATTCTTCTGGGTGCACACATCCAAGCACCACAGGAAATGAGGGTTACAAACCACATTTTCTAGGTAACCATAGGATCAGGAAATTGCTTGCCTCAAAGGTAAGGAAGGCAGCACGTAATAAGACTTCTGGAGGGATGTCCAGCAAAGGTATGCCAATCCCATGGTGCCAATCGGTGTTTCCTCTACGTTCCTAATTCCGAACTGCTCCATATTTGCATAGAGAGAACCgtcttccttttttcttctctaAACCATTATGGCCACTAGCCAATGCGGCAATGCAGGAACTAATTATGGGCTAGCGATTGTTTTGCTCAACTAGGCAGCAAGCTAAACTTCTGCGGGAAAAAGATACCCACCACACGTCAAAAGGTGCAAAGGACAAATTTCAAGAGGAAAAAGCTAGCACGAGGTACAACGCCATTTGCTAAAGGGATGCTAACTGGAGGTGTGTTATATTGTTAACTCACCTTTACCTGGTAATTTTGAGGCCTTAACGTCTTTAGGATGATGCAGACATCCATCATCCATTTAATAGCCTTCTATATTCATTTATGACCTCAATCCTTGTTTTTGATTCACTTCCTAAAAGAAAATGTGGCTTGCCATTTCAGCCACCGGGACATCATTCCGTATGCAAGGTCAAAATAAATCATGTGGATCTGAGGACTACCATGGTATTCTTAGATAGTATTTAGCGTTATGGATAGTTCTATTAAATCTATGAGCATAATGGAttatcacttttttttttctattttcagtTAAGCTAAGGATCAAGTCATTTAACATCCCAGAATTATTTGTTGAGATCCCTGAAACTGCAACAATTGGTTCATTGAAGGTAATTAGGTAACACTATATGGGCATGTACAAGTTACTGATTATTCATGCGTTCATTTGTGCAGCCTACCTTTTGGTGTAGCTGTTGTTAATAACTGTTATAGTATTATTGATGAATCTACAAGACCACGTAGTTCATTTAACTTGGTGAATTCTCGAATAATCAAATGATTTATTGCACATTTACAATGTGAAATAATTAGTCTTTGCTATAGTCCTAATTGTTACACTATACAGAGTATTTTTCTAGCTGGAACTTTCACCTTTCATTGCAGATGATTATAAGCTCCTTGTGAGTGTGCTTGAGTAACAATTTTCATTTGTCTATAGAGAACCGTGATGGATGTTGTCACTAGTATAATGGAAGGTGGCCTACGTGTTGGTGTTCTTCTTCAAGGAAAGAGTATCCAAGATGACAGCAAGACACTACGTCAAGCTGGTATATGCCATGGTGAAAAACTAAATAACATAGACTTCACACTGGAATGTGAACGTCAGCAAGATTCTCCCTCTGGAGTCATAATAGCAGAAGAGATGGATTTTGTCAGTGCAGATATTGTGGAACCATTAGCTAGGTAGGTGACTTGCAGTACAGTTTTCTCTTGGGTGTAGTGATTGAAAAATAGCAACAGGATGTAGCTTTAATAGTTTATTTCCAACGCTTTGTTCTTAAGTGTTGATACTAGGCATCCATTTGCATGTTTTCATTATGTTTGTACCTTGTCTACAAATTCTGGAGCATTACCAAACCTAATTATCCAAACTAAATCTAAGGACGTGAATATTCTATGTTTCCAGGATGAAGTATGAAGAGCCATTTCCTGGAACTAAAGGCGGTGGGGGCAACCAGCAGCCTATAAAGGCGTATCCAAATGACTCTTTCGCTGGTTGTGTTCATCGTCCTGTTGAAATGGCCTCACAAGATGCATCAGCAAGCTTGCAAGCCATAATCCCTGTTGCAGCTTCAGACTTGAACGCACTAGCCATTGTGCCTATTTGCAAGACCAGACGATCTGAATTTGGGCAAAGGCGTACAAGGATGCCCTTCTCTGTTGGTGAGGTTGAGGCACTGGTGGAAGCTGTGGAACAGCTTGGGACCGGAAGGTCTGTCCCCTATTTTTCTTGGTTTCATTTTATTCAAGGTTAGTGCTAATGGCATGCTAACTCATGTTGGCTGTTGTTCATTTTCTGTTCAGGTGGAGAGATGTTAAAATGCACGCATTTGACGGTGCTGATCACAGGACATATGTTGACCTTAAGGTGATTTTATTGAACATAATATGTTCTTTGTTTACTATTCATAATGAGCCGTCAACTgaaaaaattcaaaacaaaaTATAGTTGTTACCACAAT encodes the following:
- the LOC117858846 gene encoding telomere-binding protein 1 isoform X2; this encodes MVSQKRLGYGSRGRQIPAMPRVPNSVRGKRTTRRKKNEMCAFDLLASVAGTLLTDQDSSSYVPNTSVAATSYARNRKSVKEEYFDEILHLKNVAVKKDCGSGCVVGSGGVSALPRKGNDGLAENSLTRNEDESVLKSLTVKSNMLARDSSVRCTRPCEISRGLGIICEYGAFGVFHPGSSSSAEAGQAHQAEPKVIRSKADGHTAALDSLFDSVDLDGRPPALVEMQHTADRDDDENSSGCTHPSTTGNEGYKPHFLGNHRIRKLLASKVRKAARNKTSGGMSSKGSKLNFCGKKIPTTRQKVQRTNFKRKKLARGTTPFAKGMLTGATGTSFRMQGQNKSCGSEDYHVKLRIKSFNIPELFVEIPETATIGSLKRTVMDVVTSIMEGGLRVGVLLQGKSIQDDSKTLRQAGICHGEKLNNIDFTLECERQQDSPSGVIIAEEMDFVSADIVEPLARMKYEEPFPGTKGGGGNQQPIKAYPNDSFAGCVHRPVEMASQDASASLQAIIPVAASDLNALAIVPICKTRRSEFGQRRTRMPFSVGEVEALVEAVEQLGTGRWRDVKMHAFDGADHRTYVDLKDKWKTLVHTASISPQQRRGEPVPQELLDRVLSAQAYWSQQQAKLHGKAPLPEICLA
- the LOC117858846 gene encoding telomere-binding protein 1 isoform X1 — protein: MVSQKRLGYGSRGRQIPAMPRVPNSVRGKRTTRRKKNEMCAFDLLASVAGTLLTDQDSSSYVPNTSVAATSYARNRKSVKEEYFDEILHLKNVAVKKDCGSGCVVGSGGVSALPRKGNDGLAENSLTRNEDESVLKSLTVKSNMLARDSSVRCTRPCEISRGLGIICEYGAFGVFHPGSSSSAEAGQAHQAEPKVIRSKADGHTAALDSLFDSVDLDGRPPALVSSDSSSGVLLCSHDKEHKAASLCQVEMQHTADRDDDENSSGCTHPSTTGNEGYKPHFLGNHRIRKLLASKVRKAARNKTSGGMSSKGSKLNFCGKKIPTTRQKVQRTNFKRKKLARGTTPFAKGMLTGATGTSFRMQGQNKSCGSEDYHVKLRIKSFNIPELFVEIPETATIGSLKRTVMDVVTSIMEGGLRVGVLLQGKSIQDDSKTLRQAGICHGEKLNNIDFTLECERQQDSPSGVIIAEEMDFVSADIVEPLARMKYEEPFPGTKGGGGNQQPIKAYPNDSFAGCVHRPVEMASQDASASLQAIIPVAASDLNALAIVPICKTRRSEFGQRRTRMPFSVGEVEALVEAVEQLGTGRWRDVKMHAFDGADHRTYVDLKDKWKTLVHTASISPQQRRGEPVPQELLDRVLSAQAYWSQQQAKLHGKAPLPEICLA